In Schaalia sp. JY-X169, the following are encoded in one genomic region:
- a CDS encoding DUF3052 domain-containing protein: MGEGLGFAPGQVVQEFYFDEDVDNTLRATVEKETGGTIVAWDYEDMVDGVLIWWREEDAFEEDLADVLMDASANLDDAGGIVYVMTPKPGRKSSVPIDQVAEAAKTAGLKATTATSVAPDWAAMRLVARPRKR; the protein is encoded by the coding sequence GTGGGCGAGGGCCTCGGGTTTGCTCCTGGTCAAGTAGTGCAAGAGTTCTACTTTGATGAGGACGTGGACAACACTTTGCGGGCAACCGTTGAAAAGGAAACCGGCGGAACCATTGTCGCCTGGGACTACGAGGACATGGTTGATGGTGTCCTCATTTGGTGGCGTGAAGAAGATGCGTTTGAAGAGGACCTGGCTGATGTCCTGATGGATGCCAGTGCAAACCTGGATGATGCCGGTGGCATCGTCTACGTGATGACGCCGAAGCCGGGGCGGAAGTCGTCTGTCCCGATCGACCAGGTTGCTGAGGCCGCGAAGACCGCGGGCCTCAAGGCTACGACCGCAACGTCGGTGGCTCCTGATTGGGCTGCAATGCGCCTGGTGGCGCGCCCTCGCAAGAGGTAG
- a CDS encoding MFS transporter, giving the protein MSNVAKVPKSPSSEAGSPTSTSMADMVGHLYADLSLSRKILLVATTFTSYMLFALAWNWGDMYVTSLGFSASRTAVMTNAITLAQVVGSLVAANVIVRMGIRNSYALAGALIVFGGLVSLTQAFPLVFFIRFVMGLGGALMVVMGSAIAAKVLTGRDLQIANGIGSVAFNTGLAVAMTFGGMVVGRPIIGVLIAASLSLILLVAWWIVSKMVLRPEPAQEVAQDTSFTMKDGFKEWFNWVFALAYTGLLSYYIVAFTFMDPSTIRWVVYAGIVGALSGTVVSAKTDNATKPLVVVWCALAQVIAAAAVLAMSGHRLEVLIGVILGFVIFFPMPFFVQTAFIRPGVTPRQIAVTFSIFWAVSYAGSVVIIMIFAAIADATGGLVAGTNIPVSVAPMIFIVFAEATFLIGTFLIWRWFKKQNALAVAS; this is encoded by the coding sequence ATGTCGAACGTTGCAAAGGTGCCCAAATCTCCCTCTTCTGAGGCGGGCTCTCCCACATCAACTTCCATGGCCGACATGGTTGGCCACCTCTACGCTGATCTTTCTCTATCGCGCAAGATCCTGCTGGTCGCAACCACTTTCACCAGCTACATGCTGTTCGCCCTCGCCTGGAACTGGGGCGACATGTATGTGACGAGCCTGGGGTTTAGCGCTTCTCGAACTGCGGTTATGACCAACGCGATTACGCTCGCGCAGGTCGTTGGATCCCTGGTGGCTGCCAATGTCATTGTGCGGATGGGGATTCGTAACTCCTATGCACTGGCCGGCGCACTGATCGTCTTCGGCGGACTGGTTTCCCTTACTCAGGCTTTCCCGTTGGTTTTCTTCATCCGCTTCGTAATGGGGCTTGGTGGAGCCCTCATGGTTGTGATGGGGTCCGCTATCGCGGCGAAGGTCCTCACCGGCCGCGATTTGCAGATCGCCAACGGTATCGGCTCTGTTGCCTTCAACACCGGCCTCGCGGTTGCCATGACGTTCGGTGGAATGGTGGTGGGGCGGCCGATCATTGGCGTCCTCATTGCTGCTTCGCTGTCTCTAATCCTTCTCGTCGCCTGGTGGATCGTCTCCAAGATGGTTCTGCGCCCGGAACCCGCGCAAGAGGTGGCCCAGGACACTTCCTTTACGATGAAGGATGGCTTCAAAGAGTGGTTCAACTGGGTTTTCGCCCTCGCATATACCGGGCTCTTGAGCTACTACATCGTCGCATTCACATTCATGGATCCGTCGACGATCCGCTGGGTGGTTTACGCGGGGATCGTCGGGGCACTGAGCGGCACGGTAGTATCCGCAAAAACAGACAACGCGACCAAGCCACTTGTTGTTGTGTGGTGCGCCCTCGCGCAAGTGATTGCTGCCGCCGCAGTACTGGCGATGTCGGGGCATCGCCTTGAAGTTCTCATCGGCGTCATCCTTGGCTTCGTGATCTTCTTCCCAATGCCCTTCTTCGTGCAGACCGCGTTCATTCGACCGGGTGTCACACCTCGCCAAATCGCGGTGACGTTCTCCATCTTCTGGGCAGTTAGCTACGCGGGGTCGGTCGTCATCATCATGATTTTCGCCGCGATCGCAGATGCCACCGGTGGGTTGGTAGCGGGCACGAACATCCCGGTCTCAGTGGCCCCGATGATCTTCATCGTCTTTGCGGAGGCCACATTCCTGATCGGGACATTCTTGATCTGGCGCTGGTTTAAGAAGCAGAATGCACTGGCGGTGGCGTCATGA
- a CDS encoding alpha/beta hydrolase fold domain-containing protein has product MSLHPAFREYLDQLNPLVVKAAAEGVQPTPDSARAALASLNQFALPAVAVAEVRESALGGIPVRIYIPEPEEACDVVFFVHGGGHMAGDLDVYDFSARRLAGSSGMVVVSVDYARSPEARYPIGLEQTYAALQEVSHGLPGVRVTGKIHGFADSGGAAKLASIAQRVARGEWRSPIDRQVLLYPSLDYTMSGETMDTYGQNYFLSAERVQWYFDNYFNEGDDRAQASPGLGPFNAAMPETLVIAAEYDPLFSEAVSYVEAMRAAGSSAHLIVATGMIHAFAFFEAMVADDVDRLYEVSADFLADGEVPKQW; this is encoded by the coding sequence ATGAGTCTTCATCCTGCTTTCCGCGAGTACCTGGACCAGTTGAACCCACTCGTCGTGAAGGCTGCCGCCGAGGGCGTCCAACCGACCCCGGATTCAGCACGCGCTGCGCTTGCTAGTTTGAATCAGTTCGCACTCCCGGCGGTGGCTGTAGCAGAGGTTCGTGAATCAGCACTGGGTGGGATTCCGGTGCGTATCTACATCCCTGAACCCGAAGAAGCTTGTGATGTGGTCTTCTTCGTTCACGGAGGTGGGCATATGGCAGGAGACCTCGATGTTTACGACTTCTCGGCCCGCCGCTTAGCGGGTTCTTCCGGGATGGTGGTTGTTTCTGTTGATTACGCCAGGTCTCCGGAGGCGCGATACCCGATCGGCCTCGAACAGACGTATGCGGCCCTTCAGGAGGTAAGTCACGGATTGCCGGGCGTGAGGGTCACGGGCAAGATCCACGGGTTTGCGGATTCGGGTGGCGCGGCGAAGCTGGCGTCCATCGCTCAGCGGGTTGCACGTGGGGAGTGGCGTTCGCCTATTGACCGGCAGGTGCTGCTTTACCCCAGCCTCGATTACACGATGAGCGGGGAGACCATGGACACCTACGGACAGAACTATTTCCTGTCAGCAGAGCGGGTTCAGTGGTACTTCGACAACTACTTCAACGAGGGCGATGACCGCGCGCAGGCTTCACCCGGGCTCGGACCCTTCAACGCCGCGATGCCGGAGACGTTGGTGATTGCGGCGGAGTACGATCCGCTTTTCTCCGAGGCCGTCTCATACGTTGAGGCCATGAGGGCTGCGGGTTCCTCTGCTCACCTCATTGTGGCCACGGGCATGATCCATGCTTTCGCCTTCTTCGAGGCGATGGTGGCTGACGATGTCGATCGCCTCTACGAAGTGAGTGCGGACTTCCTAGCGGATGGGGAAGTGCCCAAGCAGTGGTGA
- a CDS encoding recombinase family protein: protein MNYMLRSSATGRSRLIWLTRKPPQVMTEREDTVKAQSGAPVELGNFTAPTAVTYQRVSTKEQAAKGGRDEGFSIPAQREANARKAESLGAQIVREFVDAGESARSADRPELQRMLEFVVSHRVTYCIVHKVDRLARSRIDDVEIHRILIANGVTLVSATENIDETPSGMLLHGIMSSIAEFYSKNLATEVTKGLTQKFETGGTPGRAPIGYLNVRKRDEQGREYRTVEIDTERAPFVKWVFEQYATGDRTVVDLLAEVTARGLNTVPTPQRPSGPVARSGFFKLLRNPYYIGVVRYKGAERPGTHEPLIDIETWQQVQALLDSRRIASERRRSHDHYLKGTLYCGSCGSRMQLDYPANKQGVRYGYYVCSGRASRRKNCTRRAVPIGVAEQLVADCYQDIAITEAEYTALAAQVEAAFDKRLASRSQELAELTENRKRLQNESDKLLAAHFADAIDLDTLKRHQDRIRTGVADIDRRLASEHDHHTGARKQLSTALGLLVDCATLYARTNDQGKRLANQALTDGIEISEDERATIRLAEPFAALKPKPASTDVRCSNTSSIVGPEGLEPPTSTV, encoded by the coding sequence ATGAACTACATGCTGAGGAGCTCCGCAACCGGCAGATCTCGGTTGATATGGCTGACGAGAAAACCACCACAAGTCATGACAGAACGGGAGGATACGGTGAAGGCACAATCCGGAGCGCCAGTTGAACTTGGAAACTTCACGGCACCAACCGCGGTCACGTACCAACGCGTTTCAACGAAGGAGCAGGCGGCCAAAGGAGGTCGCGATGAGGGCTTCTCAATTCCTGCCCAACGAGAGGCAAACGCGCGAAAGGCCGAGTCTCTTGGTGCTCAGATTGTCAGAGAGTTTGTCGATGCAGGTGAGTCCGCTCGATCGGCAGACCGACCTGAGCTGCAACGGATGCTCGAGTTCGTAGTTTCGCACCGCGTTACTTACTGCATTGTTCACAAGGTTGACCGTCTCGCTCGTAGCCGTATCGATGATGTCGAAATTCATCGCATCCTTATTGCTAACGGCGTGACACTCGTTTCTGCTACCGAGAACATCGACGAGACCCCCTCGGGGATGCTGCTGCACGGCATCATGTCCTCGATTGCCGAGTTCTACTCCAAGAACCTCGCCACTGAGGTCACCAAGGGCCTGACTCAGAAGTTCGAGACCGGCGGCACACCAGGGCGCGCACCCATCGGCTACCTCAACGTCCGTAAGCGCGACGAGCAAGGCCGCGAGTACCGCACCGTCGAGATCGACACCGAGCGGGCACCCTTCGTGAAATGGGTGTTCGAGCAGTACGCCACCGGTGACCGCACCGTCGTCGATCTCCTAGCTGAGGTCACCGCACGCGGCCTCAACACCGTGCCGACACCGCAACGACCGTCAGGCCCCGTCGCGCGCTCAGGCTTTTTCAAACTACTGCGCAACCCTTACTACATCGGCGTTGTCCGCTACAAAGGGGCCGAGCGGCCGGGCACACACGAGCCGCTAATCGATATCGAAACCTGGCAGCAAGTCCAAGCACTGCTTGATTCGCGCAGGATTGCCTCTGAACGGCGACGTTCACACGACCACTACCTCAAAGGCACACTGTACTGCGGATCGTGCGGATCACGGATGCAACTGGACTACCCAGCCAACAAGCAAGGCGTCCGATACGGCTACTACGTCTGCTCAGGGCGAGCTTCGAGACGCAAGAACTGCACTCGCCGCGCCGTTCCCATCGGTGTCGCTGAGCAACTCGTCGCCGACTGCTACCAAGACATCGCAATCACCGAGGCCGAGTACACCGCCCTCGCCGCGCAAGTCGAGGCCGCGTTCGATAAGCGCCTCGCCTCCCGCTCCCAAGAACTGGCCGAGCTGACCGAGAACCGCAAGCGGCTCCAGAACGAGAGCGACAAGCTCCTCGCCGCGCATTTCGCCGACGCCATCGACCTCGACACATTGAAGCGCCACCAAGACCGCATCCGTACCGGCGTCGCCGACATCGACCGGCGCCTCGCCAGCGAACACGACCACCACACCGGGGCACGCAAACAACTCAGTACAGCCCTCGGCCTGCTGGTCGACTGCGCCACGCTCTACGCTCGCACGAACGACCAAGGCAAACGGCTCGCGAACCAGGCGCTCACTGACGGCATCGAGATCAGCGAAGACGAAAGGGCGACGATTCGACTCGCTGAGCCCTTCGCGGCCCTCAAACCAAAACCCGCATCAACCGATGTCAGGTGTTCTAATACGTCTTCAATTGTGGGCCCAGAGGGACTCGAACCCCCGACATCCACGGTGTAA
- a CDS encoding TetR/AcrR family transcriptional regulator has translation MSEVRRGPGRPSYDSKQKLLAAACALLAERGFEATSPQMIQQRSGVGHGSMYHHFRGKEDVALNAISHMRGQSITFLEGQLQHGTESDPATVSARVEKALEHLFTRREGQALIRLLADSVVGAIKPLAATIEDWLNDIQVGIIIALRNDQPGDDPEIADAAARFLTPEFQTRADELLIAALGRGLLGLSRPAFPIRIE, from the coding sequence ATGAGTGAAGTCAGACGAGGGCCAGGTCGCCCTTCGTACGATTCAAAGCAGAAACTTCTGGCAGCGGCATGTGCACTCTTAGCAGAACGCGGATTCGAAGCGACGAGTCCACAGATGATTCAGCAACGCTCAGGCGTCGGGCATGGCAGCATGTACCACCACTTTCGCGGCAAGGAAGATGTTGCGTTGAATGCCATCAGTCACATGCGGGGTCAGTCCATCACCTTTCTCGAAGGCCAGCTCCAACATGGCACAGAATCGGACCCTGCCACTGTGTCTGCAAGGGTTGAAAAGGCACTAGAACACTTATTCACACGCCGCGAAGGCCAGGCATTGATCCGCCTGTTGGCCGACTCTGTCGTAGGCGCAATCAAACCATTGGCAGCCACCATCGAAGACTGGCTGAACGACATTCAGGTGGGTATCATCATCGCGCTTCGCAATGATCAACCCGGGGATGATCCTGAGATCGCTGACGCTGCTGCTCGCTTTCTTACCCCCGAATTCCAGACACGCGCAGACGAACTCCTCATCGCGGCACTTGGGCGAGGGCTACTCGGACTCTCTCGACCTGCCTTCCCTATAAGAATCGAGTAA
- a CDS encoding IS3 family transposase (programmed frameshift): MPVKYDKSFRDRAVRMVLDRLENDRSLSQSAVIKETAPRLEIANETLRRWINQEHVDAGRRPGVSTEESAEVRRLKREIAELRRANEILKTASAFFAAGARPPRDEMIAYIDMYKHRFGVEPICRTLGATESGFLTSRGYRAAKTRPVCHREVRDRQLLPVLREVHANNYGVYGKRKMWHALRRQGWMIGREQTGRLMRKAGLQGIRRGRKPMTTCGSKTVDARLDLVDRKFTAVGPNRLWVADITYVRTTSGFCYTAFVTDVFSRKIVGWSTRSTMRTEDLPLEALEHALNSAKKQALTGLVHHSDRGSQYVSIRYSERLEEAGITPSVGSRGDSYDNALAETVNGLYKAELIHARRPWPSVTEVEFETLKWVHWWNHDRLHEALDYLTPTEYEANHHNTNARAKALA; encoded by the exons ATGCCAGTAAAGTATGACAAGTCGTTTCGGGATCGTGCGGTACGCATGGTTTTGGATCGGCTAGAAAATGATCGGTCACTGTCGCAGTCAGCAGTGATCAAAGAGACGGCGCCTCGCCTTGAGATCGCTAATGAGACACTGCGCAGATGGATCAATCAAGAACATGTTGATGCCGGCAGGCGCCCTGGTGTTTCGACTGAGGAATCTGCTGAAGTTCGCAGGTTAAAGCGGGAAATCGCGGAACTGAGAAGAGCTAATGAAATCTTGAAAACTGCGTCAGCGTTTTTTGCAGCCG GAGCTCGACCGCCCCGTGACGAGATGATCGCGTATATCGACATGTACAAGCATCGTTTCGGGGTCGAGCCGATCTGCCGCACTTTAGGTGCGACAGAGAGCGGGTTCCTCACTTCCAGAGGCTACAGGGCTGCTAAAACGCGTCCTGTCTGTCACAGGGAAGTACGTGATCGCCAGTTGTTACCCGTGTTGCGTGAGGTTCACGCCAATAATTACGGGGTTTACGGCAAACGCAAAATGTGGCATGCCTTACGCCGGCAGGGTTGGATGATCGGGCGTGAACAAACCGGGCGTCTTATGCGCAAGGCCGGCCTTCAAGGGATCCGCCGAGGTCGTAAACCCATGACTACCTGCGGATCTAAGACAGTTGATGCGCGTCTGGATTTGGTGGACCGTAAATTCACTGCCGTTGGCCCAAACCGGCTTTGGGTGGCAGACATTACGTATGTGAGAACTACGTCCGGGTTTTGTTACACCGCCTTTGTCACCGACGTGTTCTCCCGCAAGATCGTGGGATGGTCCACCCGCTCGACGATGCGAACCGAAGACCTGCCTTTGGAGGCGTTGGAACACGCACTGAACAGTGCAAAAAAACAGGCCCTAACTGGTTTAGTACATCATTCAGATCGCGGATCTCAATACGTGTCGATTCGTTATTCCGAGCGTCTGGAAGAAGCCGGCATTACCCCATCGGTTGGGTCACGCGGAGATTCCTATGACAATGCGCTGGCCGAGACCGTCAATGGCCTTTACAAAGCCGAACTCATCCACGCCCGCCGGCCCTGGCCCTCCGTAACCGAGGTCGAATTCGAGACGCTGAAATGGGTTCACTGGTGGAATCACGACCGTCTCCACGAAGCCTTAGATTACCTGACCCCAACCGAATACGAAGCAAACCACCATAACACCAATGCCAGAGCAAAAGCCCTAGCATAA
- a CDS encoding IS1634 family transposase: MLHPLKKDGTKPGPLQYRIVEHLGSAHSPGELAALMQVGRERLHPGQEELDLGLDPTVRGGAVVQSQSSRLLVEVIQNAWDALGFDVIADEGFFQLVLARLVEPTSMVDSCRVLEELGVTPVHYSTFKRALTRAGERDYRGQIAKACFNHSLVTSGLSLLLYDVTTLYFEAEKEDDYRKVGFSKERRVDPQIVVGLLVDRAGFPLEIHYFAGNKPETQTILPVIKAFADRNNVVDMVVVADAGMLSATNLDAIEEAGLRFIVGSRMTKAPQDLAGHFHWHGSDATDGQIVDTTTLKRGKPRADPEGSVPLTPPVWDPGNVAHARSWRTVWQHRHKRAVRDRHTLQKQRERAEAVISGERPGKAARFVKTSGTKRVFDQATFERALLLAGWKGYITNIPKTVMDAQEVVASYHELWHVEQSFRMSKTDLQARPIFHRERDAVEAHFTVVFTALAINRYLYAATGTTLKKLVQTLRPLRDVTIQISGQQITATPKISAQTQKILTNLKTNTGN, from the coding sequence TTGCTCCATCCTCTCAAAAAGGACGGAACTAAACCTGGACCGCTTCAGTACCGCATTGTTGAGCATCTGGGGTCAGCTCACAGCCCCGGTGAGCTTGCCGCACTAATGCAGGTAGGTCGGGAGCGGCTGCATCCGGGTCAAGAGGAACTGGATTTAGGTTTAGACCCCACAGTGCGTGGCGGGGCTGTTGTGCAGTCTCAGTCATCACGCTTGTTGGTGGAAGTGATCCAAAATGCGTGGGATGCTCTCGGGTTTGATGTAATCGCAGATGAGGGGTTCTTTCAACTGGTCCTGGCCCGTTTGGTGGAGCCAACTTCAATGGTTGATAGTTGCCGCGTATTGGAAGAACTGGGGGTCACCCCCGTGCATTACTCAACCTTCAAACGAGCCTTGACGCGGGCTGGGGAGCGTGATTACCGGGGCCAAATCGCGAAGGCCTGCTTCAATCATTCCCTGGTTACGAGTGGCCTGTCCCTGCTGCTTTACGACGTGACGACCTTGTATTTTGAGGCTGAGAAGGAGGATGACTACCGCAAGGTCGGGTTCTCTAAAGAACGCCGGGTTGACCCTCAAATCGTGGTGGGCTTACTGGTGGATCGGGCGGGTTTCCCTTTAGAGATCCACTATTTTGCTGGTAACAAACCCGAAACCCAAACCATCCTTCCAGTCATCAAAGCCTTCGCTGACCGTAATAACGTGGTTGACATGGTGGTGGTAGCAGATGCGGGAATGCTGTCAGCAACCAACCTTGATGCCATCGAGGAAGCCGGGTTGCGGTTCATTGTGGGATCGCGGATGACGAAAGCACCCCAGGACTTGGCGGGCCACTTCCACTGGCACGGCAGTGACGCTACCGATGGTCAAATCGTTGACACCACTACCTTGAAGCGCGGTAAGCCCCGCGCTGACCCGGAGGGCAGTGTTCCTCTCACTCCGCCGGTGTGGGACCCAGGCAATGTGGCCCACGCCAGGTCGTGGCGCACGGTGTGGCAACACCGCCACAAACGCGCAGTAAGAGACCGTCACACTCTCCAGAAGCAGCGTGAACGAGCCGAAGCAGTTATCAGCGGTGAAAGGCCCGGTAAAGCGGCCAGGTTTGTGAAGACCAGTGGCACCAAACGTGTTTTTGACCAAGCCACTTTTGAGCGGGCCCTGCTGCTTGCCGGGTGGAAAGGCTACATCACTAACATCCCTAAAACGGTGATGGACGCCCAAGAGGTTGTCGCTTCTTACCACGAACTGTGGCATGTGGAGCAGTCGTTCCGCATGAGTAAAACCGATCTGCAGGCTCGCCCTATCTTCCACCGTGAGCGAGATGCTGTTGAAGCCCATTTCACCGTGGTCTTCACTGCCCTAGCCATCAACCGCTACCTCTACGCAGCAACTGGGACCACCTTGAAAAAACTGGTACAAACCCTCCGGCCCCTACGAGACGTCACCATTCAGATCAGCGGCCAACAAATCACCGCCACCCCCAAAATCAGCGCCCAAACACAAAAAATACTCACCAACCTCAAAACCAACACGGGTAACTAA
- a CDS encoding TetR/AcrR family transcriptional regulator yields MSEVRRGPGRPSYDSKQKLLAAACALLAERGFEATSPQMIQQRSGVGHGSMYHHFRGKEDVALNAISHMRGQSITFLEGQLQHGTESDPATVSARVEKALEHLFTRREGQALIRLLADSVVGAIKPLAATIEDWLNDIQVGIIIALRNDQPGDDPEIADAAARFLAPEFQTRADELLIAALGRGLLGLSRPASPIRIE; encoded by the coding sequence ATGAGTGAAGTCAGACGAGGGCCAGGTCGCCCTTCGTACGATTCAAAGCAGAAACTTCTGGCAGCGGCATGTGCACTCTTAGCAGAACGCGGATTCGAAGCGACGAGTCCACAGATGATTCAGCAACGCTCAGGCGTCGGGCATGGCAGCATGTACCACCACTTTCGCGGCAAGGAAGATGTTGCGTTGAATGCCATCAGTCACATGCGGGGTCAGTCCATCACCTTTCTCGAAGGCCAGCTCCAACATGGCACAGAATCGGACCCTGCCACTGTGTCTGCAAGGGTTGAAAAGGCACTAGAACACTTATTCACACGCCGCGAAGGCCAGGCATTGATCCGCCTGTTGGCCGACTCTGTCGTAGGCGCAATCAAACCATTGGCAGCCACCATCGAAGACTGGCTGAACGACATTCAGGTGGGTATCATCATCGCGCTTCGCAATGATCAACCCGGAGATGATCCTGAGATCGCTGATGCTGCTGCTCGCTTTCTTGCCCCCGAATTCCAGACACGCGCAGACGAACTCCTCATCGCGGCACTTGGGCGAGGGCTACTCGGACTCTCTCGACCTGCCTCCCCTATAAGAATCGAGTAA
- a CDS encoding class I SAM-dependent DNA methyltransferase has product MNSSINHARIVALIWGIADDVLRDLYVRGKYRDVILPFTVLRRLDSVLEPTRDAVIEMKKTLDGAGIANQDGPLRSAAAQDFYNTSGFTLKDLRSTANQTRLRQNFEAYLDGFSPNVQEIIDNFEFRNQIPRLTKADALGSLIEKFLQPDLDLSPTGLDNHGMGTVFEELVRRFNEENNEEAGEHWTPRDAVRLMTRLMFEPIADKIPSGTYRLYDGAMGTGGMLTVAEATLKQLTEPAGKQISTHLYGQEINAETYAIAKADLILKGDGAAADNIVGGPEYSTLSNDAFAGQEFDFMLSNPPYGKSWKTDQERLGGAKKIIDSRFIVSHAGDNEYSLVTRSSDGQLMFLANLIDKMKQDTVLGSRIASVHNGSSLFTGDAGQGESNMRRWIIENDWLEAIVALPLKMFYNTGIATYVWVLSNRKEERRKGKVQLINAVDWFTPLRKNLGEKGVEVSAADADKVLAAFNAFDEFDDPDHSKVFDGEDFGYSKIVVERPLRIRGIDPERAYKAAEIKKLKEVGERDENAPAVIKKVLPKSAVADPLRGRFAVTIGGEQRVVEYEPDAELRDTEQVPLTEPTGEFETGIEAFFRREVLPYAPDAWIDESKTKIGYEISFTRHFYKPTPMRTLAEIQADIRALEAETDDLIAEIAGD; this is encoded by the coding sequence GTGAACAGTTCTATCAATCACGCACGGATCGTCGCCTTAATCTGGGGCATTGCCGATGATGTGCTTCGCGACCTGTACGTGCGCGGTAAGTATCGCGATGTTATTTTGCCTTTCACTGTCTTGCGGCGACTCGACAGCGTGCTTGAACCAACTCGCGACGCAGTGATCGAAATGAAGAAGACGCTGGACGGCGCGGGCATCGCGAACCAGGATGGCCCGCTGCGCAGTGCCGCAGCGCAGGACTTCTACAACACCTCGGGCTTCACGCTGAAAGACCTGCGCAGCACCGCGAATCAGACACGTCTGCGGCAGAACTTCGAGGCCTATCTCGATGGCTTCTCGCCGAACGTGCAGGAAATCATCGACAACTTTGAGTTCCGCAACCAAATTCCGCGTCTCACCAAGGCTGACGCGCTGGGCTCGCTCATAGAGAAGTTCCTGCAGCCCGACCTTGACCTTTCACCCACGGGCCTCGACAACCACGGTATGGGAACGGTGTTCGAAGAACTCGTGCGTCGTTTCAACGAAGAGAACAATGAGGAAGCTGGTGAGCACTGGACGCCGCGTGACGCGGTGCGTCTCATGACGAGGCTAATGTTCGAACCCATTGCAGACAAGATCCCTTCGGGCACATACCGCTTGTACGACGGCGCGATGGGAACTGGCGGCATGCTTACTGTGGCCGAAGCGACTCTAAAGCAGCTCACCGAGCCCGCGGGTAAGCAAATTTCTACGCACTTGTACGGCCAGGAGATCAACGCTGAAACCTATGCAATCGCCAAGGCCGACCTGATTCTCAAGGGTGATGGTGCAGCTGCCGACAACATCGTCGGTGGCCCCGAATACTCGACGCTTTCGAACGATGCATTCGCTGGGCAGGAGTTCGACTTCATGCTCTCGAACCCACCGTATGGCAAGAGCTGGAAGACCGACCAGGAGCGCCTCGGTGGTGCGAAGAAAATTATCGATTCGCGGTTTATCGTCTCGCACGCGGGTGACAACGAATACTCGCTTGTTACGCGTTCGAGTGACGGCCAACTTATGTTTCTTGCGAACCTCATCGACAAGATGAAGCAAGATACGGTGCTTGGTTCACGCATTGCATCGGTGCATAACGGTTCGTCGCTTTTCACCGGTGACGCCGGGCAAGGCGAGAGCAACATGCGACGGTGGATCATCGAGAACGACTGGCTCGAAGCGATCGTCGCGTTGCCGCTCAAGATGTTCTACAACACAGGTATCGCCACTTATGTGTGGGTGCTCTCGAATCGCAAGGAAGAGCGCCGCAAGGGCAAGGTCCAACTGATTAACGCGGTCGACTGGTTCACCCCGCTGCGCAAGAACCTCGGCGAGAAGGGTGTCGAGGTCAGTGCTGCCGACGCCGACAAGGTACTCGCGGCGTTCAATGCCTTCGACGAGTTCGACGACCCCGACCACTCGAAGGTGTTCGACGGTGAGGACTTCGGCTACTCGAAGATCGTGGTCGAACGCCCGCTGCGTATCCGCGGCATCGACCCCGAGCGCGCGTACAAGGCCGCGGAGATCAAAAAGCTGAAGGAGGTGGGTGAGCGCGACGAAAACGCGCCCGCTGTCATCAAGAAGGTATTGCCGAAGAGCGCGGTGGCCGACCCGCTGCGAGGACGCTTCGCGGTGACGATCGGTGGTGAGCAGCGCGTCGTTGAGTACGAGCCCGACGCAGAACTGCGCGACACAGAGCAAGTGCCGCTCACCGAGCCGACGGGCGAGTTCGAGACAGGCATCGAGGCGTTCTTCCGCCGGGAGGTCTTGCCCTATGCCCCTGACGCCTGGATCGACGAATCGAAGACCAAGATCGGCTACGAGATCTCATTCACTCGCCACTTCTACAAGCCCACCCCGATGCGCACCCTCGCCGAAATTCAGGCCGACATCCGAGCGCTCGAAGCCGAGACAGATGACCTCATCGCAGAGATCGCGGGAGACTAG
- a CDS encoding type II toxin-antitoxin system RelE/ParE family toxin, with product MQRKLGVQVAKSLRLRLTELRRASEPADLLLGAGNWEELKQDRQGQWSARLTKNWRLIVEPEGNDIIVWIIEIVDYH from the coding sequence ATGCAGCGCAAGCTGGGTGTGCAGGTGGCCAAGTCTTTACGGCTGCGCCTCACGGAGCTGCGCAGGGCAAGCGAACCGGCCGATCTGTTGCTCGGCGCAGGCAACTGGGAAGAGCTGAAGCAAGACCGCCAAGGACAGTGGTCTGCGAGGTTGACGAAGAACTGGCGATTAATTGTAGAACCCGAAGGTAACGACATCATCGTTTGGATTATCGAGATCGTTGACTACCACTAG